One part of the Acidobacteriota bacterium genome encodes these proteins:
- a CDS encoding aminotransferase class I/II-fold pyridoxal phosphate-dependent enzyme: protein MFAGNGPYTKACQRLLENRYGVPSVLLTHSCTGALELAALVSGVGPGDEVIVPSYTFATTASAFLRTGANIVFCEIDPATMNIDVDDVESRLTPRTRAIVPVHYGGIGADMEGLERLTEGTDITIVEDAAQGLDAKIGEEWLGTIAPMGTISFHETKNLHAGLCGALFLNDGSLFDRAEDMWERGTNRTKMLRGVVDKYTWIESGSSFCPSELQAAFLLAQLEHIDENRAERQPLYETYDRRLRPLAEKMPFATPDVPLGR from the coding sequence GTGTTTGCAGGGAACGGTCCATACACAAAGGCATGTCAACGTTTGCTTGAGAATCGGTACGGTGTACCAAGCGTTCTGCTCACCCACAGCTGCACCGGTGCGCTCGAACTAGCGGCGCTCGTCTCGGGAGTCGGCCCTGGTGACGAAGTGATTGTCCCGTCGTACACGTTCGCAACAACAGCATCCGCATTTCTCCGCACCGGTGCGAACATCGTTTTCTGTGAGATCGACCCTGCGACCATGAACATCGATGTCGATGATGTCGAAAGCCGCCTGACTCCTCGGACACGCGCGATTGTGCCGGTGCACTATGGCGGAATCGGTGCAGATATGGAAGGCCTGGAGCGCCTCACAGAGGGTACGGACATCACGATCGTCGAAGATGCCGCGCAGGGTCTCGACGCCAAGATTGGCGAGGAGTGGCTCGGGACGATAGCCCCGATGGGCACGATCTCGTTTCACGAAACGAAAAATCTGCATGCTGGGTTGTGTGGTGCGCTGTTTCTCAACGACGGTTCGTTGTTCGACCGCGCTGAGGACATGTGGGAGCGTGGAACGAACAGAACCAAGATGCTGCGCGGGGTCGTCGATAAGTACACTTGGATTGAGTCGGGATCTAGTTTTTGTCCGAGCGAACTACAGGCCGCGTTTCTGCTCGCCCAACTTGAACACATCGACGAAAACCGCGCAGAGCGGCAACCACTGTATGAGACCTATGACCGGCGTTTGAGACCGCTCGCTGAAAAGATGCCGTTCGCAACGCCAGACGTCCCACTTGGCCGAA